From one Mytilus trossulus isolate FHL-02 chromosome 10, PNRI_Mtr1.1.1.hap1, whole genome shotgun sequence genomic stretch:
- the LOC134688433 gene encoding potassium channel subfamily K member 2-like isoform X1: MEGKTLLILILVLFVYSLIGGAIMMALEQSNEETATTDITTTLSTFLTDHSSCMSNSELTALLTEVRAAYDSGVLSVNGSTTAASQWDFGNSHFFVLTAITTIGYGNQTPATKGGQAFIVIFALIGIPVTGLMIAGLAEKIKKFYSYLKTKTIPCLEKYTKTENVLKHLLIYLTIICLLILIPSAIFFTIEGWTYGEAIYYSLITFTTIGFGDFVVGTENEGGTRIVYKLLVIIWLFIGLACLVTLIGECTDTLKAFTEKKEKEKVKDGSNIRDTDTDVNIKTDVVNGDLTKVA; this comes from the exons ATGGAAGGGAAAACCTTGTTAATCCTGAtacttgttttgtttgtgtattCTCTGATTGGTGGAGCTATAATGATGGCACTAGAACAGTCCAATGAGGAGACAGCTACAACAGATATAACAACTACATTGTCAACATTTTTAA CCGACCACTCGTCTTGCATGTCAAACAGTGAATTAACAGCTTTATTAACGGAAGTGAGAGCTGCCTATGATAGTGGCGTGTTGTCTGTAAACGGAAGTACTACTGCTGCCTCACAGTGGGATTTCGGGAATTCACATTTCTTCGTCCTGACAGCGATAACTACAATTG GATATGGTAATCAAACACCAGCAACAAAAGGTGGACAAGCCTTCATTGTTATTTTTGCATTGATTGGAATTCCAGTTACAGGGTTGATGATTGCAGGACTtgcagaaaaaataaagaaattctaTAGTTATTTAAAAACTAAGACAATACCATGTTtggaaaaatacaccaaaacggaaaatgtgttaaaacatttgttgataTATTTGACCATTATTTGTTTACTGATATTGATCCCGTCTGCTATATTTTTCACAATCGAGGGCTGGACATACGGAGAAGCCATTTATTATAGTTTGATAACCTTCACAACGATTGGATTCGGAGATTTCGTTGTTG GTACTGAAAATGAAGGTGGCACAAGAATTGTTTACAAACTTTTAGTTATTATATGGCTATTTATTGGCCTTGCATGCCTTGTGACACTCATTGGAGAATGTACAGACACATTAAAGGCTTTCACGGAGAAAAAGGAAAAGGAAAAG GTGAAGGATGGAAGTAACATCCGGGATACAGATACAGATGTTAACATAAAG acTGACGTTGTGAATGGTGATCTTACAAAAGTGGCGTAA
- the LOC134688433 gene encoding potassium channel subfamily K member 2-like isoform X3: MEGKTLLILILVLFVYSLIGGAIMMALEQSNEETATTDITTTLSTFLTDHSSCMSNSELTALLTEVRAAYDSGVLSVNGSTTAASQWDFGNSHFFVLTAITTIGTENEGGTRIVYKLLVIIWLFIGLACLVTLIGECTDTLKAFTEKKEKEKVKDGSNIRDTDTDVNIKTDVVNGDLTKVA, translated from the exons ATGGAAGGGAAAACCTTGTTAATCCTGAtacttgttttgtttgtgtattCTCTGATTGGTGGAGCTATAATGATGGCACTAGAACAGTCCAATGAGGAGACAGCTACAACAGATATAACAACTACATTGTCAACATTTTTAA CCGACCACTCGTCTTGCATGTCAAACAGTGAATTAACAGCTTTATTAACGGAAGTGAGAGCTGCCTATGATAGTGGCGTGTTGTCTGTAAACGGAAGTACTACTGCTGCCTCACAGTGGGATTTCGGGAATTCACATTTCTTCGTCCTGACAGCGATAACTACAATTG GTACTGAAAATGAAGGTGGCACAAGAATTGTTTACAAACTTTTAGTTATTATATGGCTATTTATTGGCCTTGCATGCCTTGTGACACTCATTGGAGAATGTACAGACACATTAAAGGCTTTCACGGAGAAAAAGGAAAAGGAAAAG GTGAAGGATGGAAGTAACATCCGGGATACAGATACAGATGTTAACATAAAG acTGACGTTGTGAATGGTGATCTTACAAAAGTGGCGTAA
- the LOC134688433 gene encoding potassium channel subfamily K member 2-like isoform X2, which yields MSNSELTALLTEVRAAYDSGVLSVNGSTTAASQWDFGNSHFFVLTAITTIGYGNQTPATKGGQAFIVIFALIGIPVTGLMIAGLAEKIKKFYSYLKTKTIPCLEKYTKTENVLKHLLIYLTIICLLILIPSAIFFTIEGWTYGEAIYYSLITFTTIGFGDFVVGTENEGGTRIVYKLLVIIWLFIGLACLVTLIGECTDTLKAFTEKKEKEKVKDGSNIRDTDTDVNIKTDVVNGDLTKVA from the exons ATGTCAAACAGTGAATTAACAGCTTTATTAACGGAAGTGAGAGCTGCCTATGATAGTGGCGTGTTGTCTGTAAACGGAAGTACTACTGCTGCCTCACAGTGGGATTTCGGGAATTCACATTTCTTCGTCCTGACAGCGATAACTACAATTG GATATGGTAATCAAACACCAGCAACAAAAGGTGGACAAGCCTTCATTGTTATTTTTGCATTGATTGGAATTCCAGTTACAGGGTTGATGATTGCAGGACTtgcagaaaaaataaagaaattctaTAGTTATTTAAAAACTAAGACAATACCATGTTtggaaaaatacaccaaaacggaaaatgtgttaaaacatttgttgataTATTTGACCATTATTTGTTTACTGATATTGATCCCGTCTGCTATATTTTTCACAATCGAGGGCTGGACATACGGAGAAGCCATTTATTATAGTTTGATAACCTTCACAACGATTGGATTCGGAGATTTCGTTGTTG GTACTGAAAATGAAGGTGGCACAAGAATTGTTTACAAACTTTTAGTTATTATATGGCTATTTATTGGCCTTGCATGCCTTGTGACACTCATTGGAGAATGTACAGACACATTAAAGGCTTTCACGGAGAAAAAGGAAAAGGAAAAG GTGAAGGATGGAAGTAACATCCGGGATACAGATACAGATGTTAACATAAAG acTGACGTTGTGAATGGTGATCTTACAAAAGTGGCGTAA
- the LOC134688434 gene encoding potassium channel subfamily K member 10-like isoform X1, whose amino-acid sequence MEIKTLLILILILFVYSLIGGAIMMALEQTNEETASTDITTTLSTFLTDHSSCMTSSELSTLLTEVKDAYDSGVMSVNGNTSAATQWDFGNSIFFVVTAITTIGYGNQTPATKGGQAFIVIFALIGIPATGLMIAGLAEKIKNLNSYFTNKTIPCLNKYTKTEKGFKYFLLYFTTICLLILIPSAILSAIEDWAYGEAIYYTLITFTTIGFGDFVVGNTTEGGTKIVYKLLVIIWIFTGLAWLGALIGECTETAKAFTEKKEKKQVKVGSNVDDTYEDVNTKTGDLAKVA is encoded by the exons ATGGAAATAAAAACCTTGTTAATCCTGATACTTATTTTGTTTGTGTATTCTCTGATTGGTGGAGCTATAATGATGGCGCTAGAACAGACAAATGAGGAGACAGCTTCAACAGATATAACAACTACATTGTCAACATTTTTAA CTGATCACTCCTCTTGCATGACGAGCAGTGAATTGTCAACTTTATTAACGGAAGTGAAAGATGCATATGATAGTGGTGTTATGTCAGTTAACGGAAACACTAGTGCTGCCACCCAGTGGGATTTCGGGAATTCAATTTTCTTTGTGGTTACAGCGATAACTACAATTG GGTATGGAAATCAAACTCCTGCAACAAAAGGTGGACAAGCTTTCATTGTAATTTTTGCTTTGATCGGAATTCCAGCTACTGGGTTGATGATTGCAGGCCTtgcagaaaaaataaagaacctCAAtagttattttacaaataagacAATACCATGCCTGAATAAATATACCAAAACGGAAAaaggtttcaaatattttttgttatattttacaacAATATGTCTGTTAATTTTGATACCATCAGCTATACTATCCGCAATAGAAGACTGGGCATACGGAGAAGCCATTTATTATACTTTGATTACCTTCACAACGATTGGTTTCGGAGATTTTGTTGTTg GGAATACAACTGAAGGTGGTAcaaaaattgtttacaaacttttagttattattTGGATATTTACCGGTCTTGCATGGCTTGGAGCTCTCATCGGTGAATGTACAGAAACAGCTAAGGCTTTCActgagaaaaaagaaaagaagcaG GTGAAAGTTGGAAGTAACGTCGATGATACATATGAAGATGTTAATACAAAG ACTGGTGATCTTGCAAAAGTGGCGtag
- the LOC134688434 gene encoding potassium channel subfamily K member 10-like isoform X2, which produces MEIKTLLILILILFVYSLIGGAIMMALEQTNEETASTDITTTLSTFLTDHSSCMTSSELSTLLTEVKDAYDSGVMSVNGNTSAATQWDFGNSIFFVVTAITTIGYGNQTPATKGGQAFIVIFALIGIPATGLMIAGLAEKIKNLNSYFTNKTIPCLNKYTKTEKGFKYFLLYFTTICLLILIPSAILSAIEDWAYGEAIYYTLITFTTIGFGDFVVGNTTEGGTKIVYKLLVIIWIFTGLAWLGALIGECTETAKAFTEKKEKKQVKVGSNVDDTYEDVNTKVKSLNTKQ; this is translated from the exons ATGGAAATAAAAACCTTGTTAATCCTGATACTTATTTTGTTTGTGTATTCTCTGATTGGTGGAGCTATAATGATGGCGCTAGAACAGACAAATGAGGAGACAGCTTCAACAGATATAACAACTACATTGTCAACATTTTTAA CTGATCACTCCTCTTGCATGACGAGCAGTGAATTGTCAACTTTATTAACGGAAGTGAAAGATGCATATGATAGTGGTGTTATGTCAGTTAACGGAAACACTAGTGCTGCCACCCAGTGGGATTTCGGGAATTCAATTTTCTTTGTGGTTACAGCGATAACTACAATTG GGTATGGAAATCAAACTCCTGCAACAAAAGGTGGACAAGCTTTCATTGTAATTTTTGCTTTGATCGGAATTCCAGCTACTGGGTTGATGATTGCAGGCCTtgcagaaaaaataaagaacctCAAtagttattttacaaataagacAATACCATGCCTGAATAAATATACCAAAACGGAAAaaggtttcaaatattttttgttatattttacaacAATATGTCTGTTAATTTTGATACCATCAGCTATACTATCCGCAATAGAAGACTGGGCATACGGAGAAGCCATTTATTATACTTTGATTACCTTCACAACGATTGGTTTCGGAGATTTTGTTGTTg GGAATACAACTGAAGGTGGTAcaaaaattgtttacaaacttttagttattattTGGATATTTACCGGTCTTGCATGGCTTGGAGCTCTCATCGGTGAATGTACAGAAACAGCTAAGGCTTTCActgagaaaaaagaaaagaagcaG GTGAAAGTTGGAAGTAACGTCGATGATACATATGAAGATGTTAATACAAAGGTAAAGAGCCtcaatacaaaacaatga
- the LOC134688435 gene encoding cell death abnormality protein 1-like, translated as MTVTCLQVILIGLTVVFVSITNIHCENTQDCINCSDRCNNDTGYCNGSCTNGFHGSDCNSTCPQNCYYRCDRITGECTDCKTHFYGVNCTENCSERCHDKYCNQSGICLSCKNPYYGDNCEKNCPSNCNAIGSCDRQNGECKYGCIDGFWGSTCENNCSDRCKPSCHQDYGTCWGCKPGFGGSNCQFNCIAHCDFCSRNDTCYECSKGWFGDKCDLRCPVNCRNLICSIFDGSCTCSKGWYGKDCNDTCIDNCDSCIDNTTCNVCSEGYYGRYCESTCPSNCTTCERSGDKCTGCNSGFFGDQCTCDVDQCLKKESLSHCVECKHPGWFPKIGGCCRCSDNCKGGHLNCDNITGECLDGCQLGYYGNQCVDKCSSNCIGNDTVCNSTTGVCPSGCEPDWYYSTCKYGCSLRTPHCSKCTLFKDNVNNFESAGCVECDGGFYKPILKEFCTPCNNCLFDKCNGSTGRCLEGCTPGWYQNPYSLGTCDRKCDINCIDGLCDPTNGTCVHGCTDGWSGDICRLTCSSYCLNKTCDQLSGDCIKCNPGYYGSNCYFGCGNCLGGTCNQTTGICEDGCNDGHFGSRCSRSCRNCVDSKCDRKGVCTAGCMDEHFGRYCNESCSQCMGGKCDQQGVCMAGCTPGKYGRNCDVSCPENCLICHPVTGRCLHISPPCNNTHCTMNFTNSICPPSKFGFNCNHTCSTKCINSSSNGYICEKYSGSCIGTCASGQFGQFCNETCGKCASADNTLTPCNPLDGHCMNCLNGYYGKQCIQKCSDSCLKGKCKGNGVCSQGCKPEWKGTFCEVKQPAKQTGLSSGSVTGISIGCVVAVIFIVVLAYFIYRRRSNKDNAFSMKNIQY; from the exons ATGACAGTAACATGTTTACAAGTAATTTTAATTGGATTAACTGTGGTGTTTGTATCTATAACTAACATACACTGTGAAAATACTCAAG aTTGTATAAATTGTTCAGATAGATGTAATAATGATACTGGCTATTGTAACGGAAGTTGCACGAATGGGTTTCATGGATCCGATTGTAACTCAACGTGTCCACAAAACTGCTACTATAGATGTGATAGAATCACTGGTGAATGTACAGATTGTAAGACTCATTTTTATGGTGTAAACTGTACAGAAAACTGTTCGGAAAGATGTCACGATAAGTATTGTAATCAAAGTGGAATTTGTTTATCTTGCAAGAACCCTTACTATGGAGATAATTGTGAAAAGAATTGTCCCTCAAATTGCAACGCGATCGGTAGCTGTGATCGACAAAATGGTGAATGTAAATATGGATGCATTGATGGGTTTTGGGGAAGTACTTGTGAAAACAATTGTAGTGACAGGTGTAAACCGTCTTGTCATCAAGATTATGGCACGTGTTGGGGATGTAAACCTGGGTTCGGTGGTTCCAACTGTCAATTTAACTGCATAGCGCACTGTGACTTTTGTTCAAGGAACGATACATGTTATGAATGTTCGAAAGGCTGGTTTGGAGACAAATGTGACCTTCGATGCCCTGTTAACTGTCGAAATTTGATTTGTTCAATATTTGATGGTTCGTGTACCTGTTCAAAAGGCTGGTATGGAAAAGACtgtaatgatacatgtattgacAACTGTGATTCCTGCATTGATAATACGACTTGTAATGTATGCTCAGAAGGTTATTATGGTCGATATTGCGAAAGTACTTGTCCATCTAATTGTACAACATGTGAAAGAAGTGGAGACAAATGTACAGGATGCAATTCAGGCTTCTTTGGTGACCAATGTACATGTGACGTTGACCAATGTTTAAAGAAAGAATCATTATCGCATTGTGTCGAATGTAAACATCCTGGTTGGTTTCCGAAAATAGGAGGATGTTGTAGATGCAGTGATAATTGTAAGGGCGGACATTTAAACTGTGACAATATCACTGGTGAATGTTTAGATGGGTGTCAGTTAGGATATTACGGGAATCAATGTGTTGATAAATGCAGCAGTAATTGTATCGGAAATGACACTGTCTGTAATTCCACAACCGGTGTATGTCCGTCTGGATGTGAACCTGATTGGTATTATtcgacatgcaaatacggatgTTCCCTCCGAACGCCACACTGCTCCAAATGTACCCTTTTTAAGGATAatgttaataattttgaatctgCCGGATGCGTTGAGTGTGATGGCGGGTTTTACAAACCCATACTTAAAGAGTTTTGCACACCTTGTAATAActgtttatttgataaatgtaaTGGCAGTACAGGACGTTGTCTTGAAGGTTGTACGCCAGGATGGTATCAAAATCCTTACAGTTTAGGGACATGTGATAGAAAATGTGACATTAACTGCATTGATGGTCTCTGTGACCCAACTAATGGCACATGCGTACATGGATGCACAGATGGTTGGTCAGGTGACATATGTAGGTTGACTTGTTCCAGTTattgtttaaacaaaacttgtGATCAGTTGTCTGGTGATTGCATTAAATGTAACCCTGGATATTATGGTAGCAACTGCTATTTTGGTTGCGGTAACTGTCTTGGAGGAACATGTAATCAAACAACTGGTATTTGTGaag ATGGTTGCAATGATGGCCATTTTGGTTCACGGTGCTCTCGATCGTGTAGAAATTGCGTGGATAGCAAATGTGATAGAAAAGGCGTGTGCACGGCCGGATGTATGGATGAACACTTTGGGCGATACTGTAATGAATCATGCAGCCAATGTATGGGTGGAAAGTGCGATCAACAAGGTGTTTGTATGGCAGGTTGTACGCCTGGAAAATATGGAAGAAACTGCGATGTATCTTGTCCGGAGAATTGTTTGATATGCCATCCAGTTACTGGCCGATGCCTTCATATATCACCTCCATGCAATAACACTCACTGCACAATGAATTTTACGAATTCCATTTGTCCGCCGTCAAAATTTGGGTTTAATTGCAATCACACAtgtagtacaaaatgtataaatagttCATCGAATGGATATATATGTGAAAAATATAGTGGTTCTTGCATCGGAACGTGCGCTTCCGGTCAATTTGgacaattttgtaatgaaacaTGTGGAAAATGTGCTTCAGCGGATAACACATTGACGCCGTGTAATCCATTAGACGGACACTGTATGAACTGTTTAAATGGTTATTATGGAAAACAATGTATTCAAAAATGCAGTGATTCTTGCTTAAAAGGAAAATGTAAAGGTAACGGTGTGTGTTCACAGGGATGTAAACCGGAGTGGAAAGGTACATTCTGCGAAG TAAAACAACCTGCTAAGCAGACTGGATTATCCAGTGGTTCAGTGACAGGAATATCTATTGGATGTGTAGTTGCTGTAATATTTATAGTCGTGTTggcatattttatatatagacGAAG GAGTAATAAGGACAATGCTTTCAGTATGAAGAATATACAGTACTAA